The following are encoded in a window of bacterium genomic DNA:
- a CDS encoding class I SAM-dependent methyltransferase gives MNRVHRWYCRSAHWRRTVHHRLAPWVLGGVDLGTHALEVGPGPGLVTDVLRARVARLTAVEIDPALAAALAARLAGANVTVLQGDATRLPFPDAAFDAAVACTMLHHVPSPALQDRLLAEVARVLRPGAWLAGSDSVTSLLFRLVHVRDTLVPVAPEALPARLAAAGFVDVQVERHGGAFRFRAQRAA, from the coding sequence ATGAACCGCGTCCATCGCTGGTACTGCCGCTCGGCGCACTGGCGCCGCACCGTCCACCACCGTCTCGCGCCCTGGGTGCTCGGCGGCGTCGACCTCGGGACGCACGCGCTCGAGGTCGGACCGGGGCCGGGGCTCGTCACCGACGTCCTGCGCGCCCGGGTGGCGCGGCTCACCGCGGTCGAGATCGACCCGGCGCTCGCCGCCGCGCTCGCGGCGCGCCTCGCCGGGGCGAACGTCACCGTGCTCCAGGGCGACGCCACGCGCCTGCCGTTTCCCGACGCGGCCTTCGACGCCGCGGTCGCGTGCACGATGCTGCACCACGTGCCGAGCCCCGCGCTCCAGGACCGGCTCCTCGCCGAGGTGGCGCGCGTGCTGCGGCCGGGGGCGTGGCTCGCCGGGTCGGACAGCGTCACGAGCCTGCTCTTCCGCCTCGTCCATGTGCGCGACACGCTGGTGCCGGTCGCGCCCGAGGCCCTGCCGGCGCGACTCGCGGCGGCGGGGTTCGTCGACGTGCAGGTCGAGCGCCACGGCGGCGCCTTCCGCTTCCGCGCCCAGCGGGCGGCGTGA
- a CDS encoding helix-turn-helix transcriptional regulator — translation MRAPVVGLAERYAAGATIPRHRHPVGQLVFAASGVMTVGTPAGTWVVPPLRAVWLPPRTVHGIRMIGTVAVRMVYVAPSHAGGLPGAPCVVQVSPLLRECILRLMELPASRPADGPAARLVAVLLDEIRAAPVSPLHLPRPADPRARRLVRALEADPSDRRPLAAWARTTGASTRTLARLFQRETGLGFRAWRQQLRLLRGLERLAAGEPVTRVALDVGYDSPSAFVAAFRRALGTSPGRYFAGRAP, via the coding sequence ATGCGCGCACCCGTGGTCGGTCTCGCCGAACGCTACGCCGCCGGCGCCACGATCCCGCGCCATCGCCACCCCGTCGGGCAGCTGGTCTTCGCGGCGAGCGGCGTCATGACCGTCGGCACCCCCGCCGGCACCTGGGTCGTCCCGCCGCTGCGGGCGGTGTGGCTGCCGCCGCGGACCGTGCACGGCATCCGTATGATCGGGACGGTCGCCGTGCGGATGGTATACGTGGCGCCGTCGCACGCGGGCGGGCTGCCGGGCGCGCCCTGCGTGGTGCAGGTGTCGCCGCTCCTGCGCGAGTGCATCCTGCGCCTGATGGAGCTGCCGGCGTCCCGCCCCGCCGACGGGCCGGCGGCGCGTCTGGTCGCCGTCCTGCTCGACGAGATCCGGGCGGCGCCGGTCTCGCCCCTCCACCTCCCGCGGCCCGCCGACCCGCGCGCCCGGCGCCTCGTGCGCGCGCTCGAGGCCGATCCGAGCGACCGGCGGCCGCTGGCGGCGTGGGCGCGCACGACGGGCGCGAGCACGCGCACGCTCGCCCGCCTCTTCCAGCGCGAGACCGGCCTCGGCTTCCGCGCCTGGCGCCAGCAGCTGCGCCTGCTGCGCGGCCTCGAGCGGCTCGCCGCCGGCGAGCCGGTCACGCGCGTGGCGCTCGACGTCGGCTACGACAGCCCGAGCGCCTTCGTGGCGGCGTTCCGCCGCGCGCTGGGAACGTCGCCGGGCCGCTACTTCGCCGGGCGCGCGCCGTGA
- a CDS encoding AarF/ABC1/UbiB kinase family protein, whose protein sequence is MTTVPRRARWRIAVRSAQMARASLAASAVFARELVRLRGRGVDAVPHALGRALVRVCTVLGATFIKVGQIASTRADLLPRGLVAELALLRDQVPAFDFARVRAIVEGDLRQPLEALYADFEETPVAAASVAQVHRAVWRATGETVAVKVRRPDILEKVRLDRSILLFVGRTLERLVPSFRLMSLEGALETFCAAVEEQIHLVNEAAHNRRFTRNFAGDPDVRFPRLVDAGCSDGVLTMEFVDGVHEDALAEHGVDVRRIVDAGMRCVCRMVFLHGFVHADLHPGNVRFLPPGRIVLLDLGLVGALDDADRLTTAELLFALSTGDGATVARLFYDNAPHAAVPDYAAYEGEIVTFVDHIRARGLENLQVTLEIARIFDILRRHRIQARSHMTMVNLALMTAEGLGKRLAPDLSLTDAALPYLAEALGRSAPARGA, encoded by the coding sequence GTGACGACCGTCCCGCGCCGCGCGCGCTGGCGCATCGCGGTCCGCTCGGCGCAGATGGCGCGGGCGAGCCTCGCGGCCTCGGCGGTCTTCGCCCGCGAGCTGGTGCGCCTGCGTGGGCGCGGCGTCGACGCCGTGCCGCACGCCCTCGGCCGCGCGCTGGTGCGCGTCTGCACCGTGCTCGGCGCGACCTTCATCAAGGTCGGCCAGATCGCCTCGACCCGCGCCGACCTCCTGCCGCGCGGCCTGGTCGCCGAGCTGGCGCTGCTGCGCGACCAGGTGCCGGCGTTCGACTTCGCGCGCGTGCGGGCGATCGTCGAAGGCGACCTCCGCCAGCCGCTGGAGGCGCTCTACGCCGACTTCGAGGAGACCCCCGTCGCCGCGGCCTCCGTGGCCCAGGTGCACCGCGCCGTCTGGCGGGCGACGGGCGAGACGGTGGCCGTCAAGGTGCGGCGGCCCGACATCCTCGAGAAGGTCCGGCTCGACCGCTCGATCCTGCTCTTCGTCGGGCGCACGCTCGAGCGGCTGGTGCCGTCGTTCCGGCTGATGTCGCTCGAGGGCGCGCTCGAGACCTTCTGCGCCGCCGTCGAGGAGCAGATCCACCTCGTCAACGAGGCCGCGCACAACCGCCGCTTCACCCGCAACTTCGCCGGCGATCCCGACGTCCGCTTCCCGCGCCTGGTCGACGCCGGCTGCTCCGACGGCGTCCTCACCATGGAGTTCGTCGACGGCGTGCACGAGGACGCCCTCGCCGAGCACGGCGTCGACGTGCGCCGCATCGTCGACGCCGGCATGCGCTGCGTGTGCCGCATGGTCTTCCTGCACGGCTTCGTGCACGCCGACCTGCACCCCGGCAACGTGCGCTTCCTGCCGCCCGGTCGCATCGTCCTGCTCGACCTCGGCCTCGTCGGCGCGCTCGACGACGCCGACCGCCTCACCACCGCCGAGCTGCTGTTCGCGCTCTCGACCGGCGACGGGGCCACGGTCGCGCGCCTCTTCTACGACAACGCGCCGCACGCCGCGGTGCCCGACTACGCCGCCTACGAGGGCGAGATCGTCACCTTCGTCGACCACATCCGCGCCCGCGGCCTCGAGAACCTCCAGGTGACGCTCGAGATCGCGCGCATCTTCGACATCCTGCGCCGCCACCGCATCCAGGCGCGCAGCCACATGACGATGGTGAACCTGGCGCTCATGACCGCCGAGGGCCTCGGCAAGCGCCTCGCGCCCGACCTCTCGCTCACCGACGCGGCGCTGCCCTACCTCGCCGAAGCCCTCGGCCGCAGCGCGCCCGCGCGCGGCGCCTGA
- a CDS encoding crotonase/enoyl-CoA hydratase family protein produces METVRFDVEGPVAIVTIDRPEVRNAVDGPTATRLADAFRRFDADADLAVAVLTGAGGTFCAGADLKAVADGRGNRVAEDGDGPMGPSRMLLSKPVVAAVEGHAVAGGLELAVWCDLRVAATDAVFGVYCRRWGVPLIDGGTIRLPRLIGHAHALDLILTGRGVSGEEAQRMGLANRLVAPGSARAEAVRLAAELARFPQGCLRSDRLSSYAQWALPLDQALRHETRAGLEVIRSGETRAGAARFAGGAGRHGRFGD; encoded by the coding sequence ATGGAGACCGTGCGCTTCGACGTCGAGGGTCCCGTCGCGATCGTCACCATCGACCGGCCCGAGGTGCGCAACGCCGTCGACGGTCCGACCGCGACCCGGCTCGCCGACGCCTTCCGCCGCTTCGATGCCGACGCCGACCTCGCCGTCGCCGTGCTGACCGGCGCGGGCGGCACGTTCTGCGCGGGCGCCGACCTGAAGGCCGTCGCCGACGGCCGCGGCAACCGCGTCGCCGAGGACGGCGACGGTCCGATGGGCCCGTCGCGGATGCTGCTCTCGAAGCCGGTCGTCGCCGCGGTGGAGGGGCATGCCGTCGCGGGCGGCCTCGAGCTGGCCGTGTGGTGCGACCTGCGCGTCGCCGCCACCGACGCCGTCTTCGGCGTCTACTGCCGGCGCTGGGGCGTGCCGCTGATCGACGGCGGGACGATCCGCCTGCCCCGGCTGATCGGCCACGCGCACGCGCTCGACCTGATCCTCACCGGGCGCGGCGTCTCGGGCGAGGAGGCGCAGCGCATGGGGCTCGCGAACCGGCTCGTGGCGCCGGGCAGCGCGCGCGCCGAGGCGGTGCGTCTGGCCGCGGAGCTGGCGCGCTTCCCGCAGGGCTGCCTGCGCAGCGACCGCCTGTCGTCGTACGCGCAATGGGCGTTGCCGCTCGACCAGGCGCTGCGCCACGAGACGCGGGCGGGACTCGAGGTCATCCGCTCGGGCGAGACGCGCGCGGGCGCGGCCCGGTTCGCCGGCGGCGCCGGCCGGCACGGCCGCTTCGGCGACTGA
- a CDS encoding histidine phosphatase family protein gives MALHLIRHGETDDNARRVVQLPDAPLSARGRAQAQRLAARLRDARVARILSSDYRRARETADAVAAATGLPVELEPLLRERHFGDVRGRAYAELGTDIFAPDYAPPGGETWDAFFARVAAAWTRVCALAAATPGPLAVITHGLVCWAIVGRHAELAPGMRLGMTWGNTSVTDLEGVPPRRVTLLDSTSHLDGLATGGGPV, from the coding sequence GTGGCGCTCCATCTGATCCGGCACGGCGAGACCGACGACAACGCGCGACGCGTGGTGCAGCTCCCGGACGCCCCGCTGAGCGCGCGCGGCCGCGCCCAGGCGCAGCGTCTCGCCGCCCGCCTCCGGGACGCGCGCGTCGCCCGCATCCTGTCGAGCGACTACCGCCGCGCCCGCGAGACCGCCGACGCCGTGGCCGCGGCCACGGGCCTCCCCGTCGAGCTGGAGCCGCTCCTGCGCGAGCGTCACTTCGGCGACGTGCGCGGCCGCGCCTACGCCGAGCTCGGCACCGACATCTTCGCGCCCGACTACGCGCCGCCCGGCGGCGAGACCTGGGACGCCTTCTTCGCGCGGGTGGCGGCGGCGTGGACACGGGTGTGCGCGCTCGCGGCCGCGACGCCGGGGCCGCTGGCGGTGATCACGCACGGCCTCGTGTGCTGGGCGATCGTCGGCCGCCACGCCGAGCTCGCACCGGGCATGCGGCTCGGCATGACCTGGGGCAACACCTCGGTCACCGACCTCGAGGGCGTGCCGCCGCGGCGGGTGACGCTGCTCGACTCGACGAGCCACCTGGACGGGCTCGCCACCGGCGGCGGGCCGGTCTGA